From the Colletotrichum lupini chromosome 10, complete sequence genome, one window contains:
- a CDS encoding ribosomal protein L19e, whose protein sequence is MSKAVVAALEDEGMPWLHYLMEMTLHQIPDVSLICVHRPLKTHQRAYVVDDTVSPDSALTLRLSEKLASCHPSRNFNTLDSPGRYDHRLGQHSRCKLSRYEHYTILPPSPNRFASPTAPGKPYLGSIEARDTRGRQKPTTASINSTAGRRCFFSHNQGQIADVQCLHRVNLRTQKRLAASVIGCGERKIWLDPNEVNEISNANSRQTIRKLVADGLIIRKPVTMHSRSRARELNLARRIGRHRGFGKRKGTAEARMPRFVDTIPIDRSAIGGYSWNVTWATPLNIRQRYPQVLWMRRLRVLRRLLVKYRASGKIDKHLYHELYHSSKGNAFKHKRALVEHIHRAKAEKAREKALKDEMDAKRAKTKAARERKQERQTAKRNALLGEGEEEAK, encoded by the exons ATGAGTAAGGCGGTTGTTGCGGCCCTGGAAGACGAAGGTATGCCATGGTTGCACTATCTGATGGAGATGACGCTCCATCAAA TACCTGATGTATCTCTCATTTGCGTGCACCGGCCCCTTAAGACACACCAAAGGGCCTATGTCGTTGACGACAC AGTCAGCCCCGACTCTGCTCTCACACTTCGCCTTTCAGAAAAATTGGCCTCCTGTCACCCCTCTCGAAATTTCAACACCCTCGACTCCCCCGGTAGGTACGACCATCGACTAGGACAGCATTCAAGATGTAAGTTATCACGATACGAGCACTACACCATTCTTCCACCGAGCCCAAATCGATTTGCGTCGCCTACTGCACCGGGCAAGCCTTATTTAGGGTCTATCGAAGCCCGGGACACGCGGGGGCGACAAAAACCGACGACGGCATCCATCAATTCGACGGCGGGACGACGATGTTTTTTCTCCCATAACCAAGGACAAATTGCTGATGTCCAATGTCTTCACAGGGTCAATCTGCGAACTCAGAAGCGCCTTGCCGCGTCGGTCATCGGCTGCGGTGAGCGCAAGATCTGGCTCGACCCCAACGAGGTCAACGAGATCTCCAACGCCAACTCTCGCCAGACCATCCGCAAGCTCGTCGCCGATGGCCTCATCATCCGCAAGCCCGTGACCATGCACTCGCGGTCCCGTGCCCGTGAGCTGAACTTGGCTCGCCGCATCGGTCGCCACCGTGGCTTCGGTAAGCGCAAGGGTACCGCTGAGGCCCGTATGCCCAGGTTCGTCGACACCATTCCCATCGATCGGTCCGCTATTGGAGGTTACTCTTGGAATGTCACTTGGGCAACCCCCTTGAACATTCGACAACGATATCCACAA GTCCTCTGGATGCGCCGCCTCCGTGTCCTTCGCCGTCTTCTGGTGAAGTACCGTGCCTCCGGCAAGATCGACAAGCACCTTTATCACGAGCTTTACCACTCCAGCAAGGGTAACGCCTTCAAGCACAAGCGTGCTCTCGTTGAGCAC ATTCACCGTGCCAAGGCCGAGAAGGCCCGCGAGAAGGCTCTCAAGGACGAGATGGACGCCAAGCGTGCGAAGACCAAGGCTGCCCGCGAGCGCAAGCAGGAGAGACAGACGGCGAAGAGAAACGCTCTGTtgggcgagggcgaggaggaggccaAATAG